Proteins encoded within one genomic window of Humulus lupulus chromosome 1, drHumLupu1.1, whole genome shotgun sequence:
- the LOC133832682 gene encoding T-complex protein 1 subunit theta-like, whose product MFYYTYFIHVAVFVGGVDTSATETKGIVLIHSADQLENYVKTEEAKVKELIKAVADSGAKVIVSGAAVGEMALHFCEHYKLMLKLSKPNPDDLGHVDSVSVEEIGGARVHSRS is encoded by the exons ATGTTCTATTATACCTACTTCATTCATGTTGCTGTATTTGTTGGTGGTGTGGATACCTCTGCAACTGAGACAAAAGGAATAGTTCTAATTCATAGTGCTGACCAG CTAGAAAATTATGTGAAAACTGAAGAAGCTAAAGTTAAGGAGCTTATAAAGGCAGTTGCTGATTCCGGTGCCAAAGTAATTGTTAGTGGAGCAGCAGTTGGGGAGATGGCACTTCATTTCTGTGAGCACTACAA gcttatg TTAAAGCTTAGCAAGCCAAACCCAGATGACCTGGGACATGTTGATTCAGTTTCAGTAGAAGAAATTGGTGGTGCTAGGgtacatagtcggtcttaa
- the LOC133832676 gene encoding uncharacterized protein LOC133832676, which yields MQNLREAIATYRNSILRQPDEMKREALLSFFVEYLERYYFLICFAVYIHSEKSALQSKFVGNSSFADWMRARPELYSILRRLLRRDPMGALGYASLKPSLMKIAESTDGRPSEMGIVAASRNGEVLGSQTVLKSDHCPGCQNQNLPERVEGAPNFQEVPGFPVYGVANPNIDGIQSMIQRIGDSKSGRPVLWHNMREEPIIYINGKPFVLCEVERPYKNILEYSGIDRERVERMDARLKEDILREAERYGGA from the exons ATGCAG AACTTACGTGAGGCAATTGCCACTTATCGCAATAGCATTTTACGTCAACCAGATGAAATGAAAAGGGAGGCGTTGCTTTCATTTTTTGTGGAGTATCTTGAGAGATACTACTTTCTTATATGCTTTGCTGTCTACATTCATTCAGAGAAATCAGCCCTTCAATCtaaatttgttggtaatagcagTTTTGCTGACTGGATGAGAGCGAGACCAGAACTCTATAGCATTCTTCGCAG ACTGCTTAGGAGAGATCCAATGGGTGCACTTGGCTATGCAAGTTTGAAGCCATCCCTCATGAAGATTGCTGAATCTACTGATGGTCGTCCTTCTGAGATGGGTATAGTTGCTGCATCAAGAAATGGTGAGGTTTTAGGCAGCCAAACTGTTCTGAAAAGTGATCACTGCCCAGGTTGTCAAAACCAAAACTTACCTGAAAGAGTGGAGGGTGCCCCTAATTTTCAGGAAGTTCCTGGTTTTCCAGTTTATGGAGTGGCAAATCCAAATATTGATGGAATACAATCTATGATACAAAGAATTGGTGACTCAAAAAGTGGTCGTCCAGTTCTTTGGCACAATATGAGAGAGGAACCTATTATTTACATAAATGGAAAACCATTTGTGCTCTGCGAGGTTGAAAGACCGTACAAAAACATTCTTGAATACTCA GGCATTGATCGTGAAAGAGTGGAAAGAATGGATGCTCGACTAAAAGAAGATATCCTGAGAGAAGCTGAACGTTATGGAGGTGCCTaa